The genome window ATTTTTCAGACCCTCACCCCGACGCGCTCAACAGCCAAAAGGTAGCGCAACTGATGCAACAGCTGGACACCTTAGTGGCGAGCTATCTTTAGGTTAAAAGCCATACGCTAAATAAACGAAAGCCCCGCAGTTGCGAGGCTTTCAAGGTGTTTGGTGGAGGGTTTCGAATCTTTCATAATTTCTTTATTTATATAGCTTTAAAGATTGTTGAGCCATTTTTGTGACATATATATTGAACATTTTTCGCATTCTGTAAACAAGTTACTACGGAGTTCCTTTCTCTTGAATCCTGCAAATTTAATAAGCCACTAGATTTTATTATATGGAAATTATAAAGATATGATAGACCTAAACACTCCTGTGAGCCTCTATCCCACTCAGCCTTAAATGTCTTTAAATCAGGATCATGTTCTTTCATGATTTTATAAGCACTTTTGAAAAAAATACCCATGCTTCCTGCTTGTGTTAGTGAGTGGCTTAAAAGTGCTTGCTCTATAGTTTTTGATTTATAGTTTCCAGAAAAACTTTGCGCATTATTTACTATGAAATATAAATCAGGCGAAAACAAAACCAGTTCATTTTCCGGTTTATTCTTGATTTTCAACTCATCAGTAATAAGCTTTTCAAATTTTAAGGTGTTGGCGACAATGAAGTCGTTATAGCGGTTCACATAAGTTTCTATGAAATCGGATAGGGTGTTTTCAATTTTTGTAATGTTTACTGTGCTCTTGTAAATCCCTATATGTGTGTTTGGGTAAAAAGCACCATGCATAGCCTCTACACTACCCCATAAAGTCTTTATAAGTTGGATATCTTTTTCGTTGTATTGTTTTTTGAACTCTTCTATATGTTTGAAGTGGTTGGAAAATTGGTTTTGCAGCATCTGTTGTGTTAATTGGGCTTGAGTCTGTTCAGAACGATGAACAGAAGCAGCCAAAGCAGTCAGCGGAATAGACGAGCCTAATATTAGAAGAGGAAGTTTGAAATGGCTGTATAGGTTATCTAAAGCGGAAATATTAAGTGATAATGTAATTTGTTCTTTATTAAAAAAGTATATGGCTATGGCTATGAGTATGCTTATTACTACTGGAGACCAAAAAAACAATTTGAACAACAAGGTTTCTGTAAGAGTAGTATTAGAAAAACCGATTCTAGTTTCCATTTATCCATCTTCCATAGATTTTCCTTATCATCCCCCAGTCTTTGTGTCCCATTTGTTGAGCTACCCAAAGGGGGTTCTTATTATCTGAGAGTAACATCGAAGCAAAGGTGTGCCTAGTCTGGTATGGGTTTCGATAGTCTACACCCCCGTTATTAAGTGCAGGTATCCATAGTCTTTTTCTGATGATGTGGTCACCCTTCCAAGGCTTCTCAGTCGTTGGGTCGTGAAATACTCGATGTTCGTTTTTAGTAAAGGCTGCTTGAGCTTCAATTGCTTTTCTAGCTTCTGGTTGTAGCTCTACCGTTCTAATACCAGATGTGGTTTTAGTGGTCTTTTCTCGCTGTCTTACAATGGCCGTTCGAACATAAAAGCGGTTGTTGGGTAGGTCGATATCTTCCCAGCGTAAGGCGATGAGTTCCGATGTACGTAAGCCTGACCAAAACGCGAATTGGATGAGGTTTTTTTCTTGTCCTTCAAGTTGGGCAAGAATGCGCTCGATTTCATCATGGTTAAACGGTTGAGGCTCCCTTGTTTCTGTTGAGCGATTTCGGAAACGATCCATTGGTTTTGAGTCGATCAATTCATCATAGAAGGCTTCTTGAAAGGCTTGGCGCAAAGGCACCAATACATTATTGATACGTTTGTTACTTATATTGACGGTTTCTAGCCATTGGTAAACATTAGCTATCTTGAGCTCTTCAAGAGTCAGTTTTCCGAAGTTTGGAATCAGGTAGAAGTACATCGAGCTGTAATAGTCTCTAATCGTGCTGTGCTGGCATCGACGTAGCTTTTTTCTTGGGCGGTTTCTAAATAGCTTCGTACAAGGTCATCAGCAAGGCTTTGATGAGTGGTAAATATGCGTTTGCGAAAGTCATGGCACTGGCGAGTACCAATAGGCTTGAGTGCATCACAAAGCGTATCGACATCATTCGGTGCCGAATTTGTGACGAAATTGAGACGAGCTGTAGGCCGATGTTGATCAGTGTGGACTAAGTGGGAAAGGTTTAGGGAACCGCTGCAGGCCGCGTGATTGCTAGCCTGCGTTGGTCTGGAACGGTTTGAATCGTTCCTGAATTTGGTGGAGGTGGCGGGTTTCGAACCCGCGTCCGCCAATCCGCTGCCCTAAGATCTACATGTTTAGACTTCTCTATTGAGTTAACCCAGCACGACCCGAGAGTCAGGGTGTTTAGGGCGAGCCTTTTTAGTTTTAACCGTTCAGCTTAAGGCGAAGCATCCGGGCGGTTCTGTCTCAAATGACACCGCGAACCTCTGAGTTACAGACACCTCTGAGTGCGGCGCTAGCGGCCCTTAGGCTGCTAGAGCGTAGTTATCGTCGTTAGCAACTATAACTGTGTAGTAATGGATTTACGTGATTCACTACACTCACGACATGCACCTAAGGTTTTGTAACCGGCGTCGAATCCAAGTCACCCCCAGGAGGTGGAGCATTATGGAGTAAGACCTAACAAATGGAAAGAGGTTCAGCCGTTTTAGTTCGCATTCGACATGATGCGTTGTTTTTGGCGGTCCCAATCACGGTTCTTTTCGGTCTCTCGTTTGTCGTGCAATTTTTTACCTTTTACTAAGGCTATTTCGCACTTAACTTTGCCGTCTTTCCAATATAGAG of Neptunomonas phycophila contains these proteins:
- a CDS encoding site-specific integrase; translated protein: MYFYLIPNFGKLTLEELKIANVYQWLETVNISNKRINNVLVPLRQAFQEAFYDELIDSKPMDRFRNRSTETREPQPFNHDEIERILAQLEGQEKNLIQFAFWSGLRTSELIALRWEDIDLPNNRFYVRTAIVRQREKTTKTTSGIRTVELQPEARKAIEAQAAFTKNEHRVFHDPTTEKPWKGDHIIRKRLWIPALNNGGVDYRNPYQTRHTFASMLLSDNKNPLWVAQQMGHKDWGMIRKIYGRWINGN